From Hartmannibacter diazotrophicus, a single genomic window includes:
- a CDS encoding MarR family winged helix-turn-helix transcriptional regulator, which yields MEDSVDKPAAGAETPDIATISESMVRMRMLTGRRIITRLAMDQLGIPLELTHADVIKTVKWIAKDGEVTVGAIAEMMRIDPSRSSRLVSELVERGMLRRAASQSDARRTVVELTEKAGDYFEAAERAKYDVIRAITADWSPEDIALFARLFERFITEYENVARARGK from the coding sequence ATGGAAGACAGCGTCGACAAACCGGCGGCCGGTGCTGAAACGCCAGATATCGCAACGATTTCGGAATCGATGGTGCGCATGCGCATGCTCACCGGGCGGCGCATCATCACGCGCCTTGCCATGGACCAGTTGGGGATCCCCCTGGAACTGACCCATGCCGACGTGATCAAGACGGTCAAGTGGATTGCGAAGGATGGCGAGGTGACGGTGGGGGCGATCGCCGAGATGATGCGCATCGATCCCTCGCGCAGCAGCCGTCTCGTGTCCGAACTCGTCGAGCGAGGCATGCTCCGGCGGGCCGCCTCGCAATCGGACGCGCGCCGGACGGTCGTCGAATTGACGGAGAAGGCCGGAGACTATTTCGAGGCGGCGGAGCGCGCCAAATACGACGTGATCCGCGCGATCACGGCCGACTGGAGCCCAGAGGATATCGCCCTCTTCGCCAGACTTTTCGAACGTTTCATCACCGAATACGAGAACGTGGCGCGGGCGCGCGGCAAGTAG